From a single Ischnura elegans chromosome 7, ioIscEleg1.1, whole genome shotgun sequence genomic region:
- the LOC124162723 gene encoding mediator of RNA polymerase II transcription subunit 7 has protein sequence MASEPSQVSSLPLPPVQYINQYTDENIRRGRAPRPPPLIHDTYSMFGNSFNADDTIIRPLESQGIKRLYPLHFDRRRELRKLNHSLLVNFLDLLDLLVQCPESPRRGEKVEDLSLLFIHIHHLLNEFRPHQARETLRVMMELQKRQRTETALRFQKHLDKVMEILRQALQMLPDTAELDSNLIVPTEAFENMDCSNQDDSANEACSGLDRLMCDIIDAL, from the exons ATGGCCTCAGAACCGAGCCAAGTTAgctctcttccccttcctccagTTCAGTATATCAATCAGTATACTGATGAAAACATTCGTAGGGGTAGAGCTCCTCGCCCACCTCCTTTAATTCATGACACTTATTCTATGTTTGGTAACTCATTCAATGCTGACGACACAATAATCAGACCTTTGGAAAGCCAG GGCATTAAGAGGCTTTATCCACTGCATTTCGATCGCCGTCGGGAACTGCGGAAGCTCAATCATTCGCTTCTGGTGAATTTCTTGGACCTGCTTGATCTCTTAGTTCAATGCCCCGAGTCGCCTAGACGAGGTGAAAAGGTGGAAGATTTAAGTCTacttttcattcatattcatcattTGCTCAATGAATTCCGGCCTCATCAAGCGAGGGAAACCCTTCGAGTAATGATGGAGCTGCAAAAACGGCAAAGAACTGAAACAGCTTTAAGATTCCAAAAGCATTTAGACAAG GTTATGGAGATTCTGAGACAAGCTTTACAAATGCTGCCTGATACTGCAGAGTTGGACTCTAATCTAATTGTACCCACTGAAGCATTTGAGAATATGGACTGCTCCAACCAAGATGACAGTGCAAATGAAGCATGTAGTGGGCTTGATCGACTCATGTGCGACATCATCGATGCATTATAG